The following coding sequences are from one Rutidosis leptorrhynchoides isolate AG116_Rl617_1_P2 chromosome 11, CSIRO_AGI_Rlap_v1, whole genome shotgun sequence window:
- the LOC139877639 gene encoding uncharacterized protein, which yields MGKFLVLVIMVMCCWATMAEAEYMLYKDPKQPLAVRINDLMKRMSLEEKIGQMTQIERSVASNEVMKKYFIGSVLSGGGSVPSKQATPETWVDMVNDLQKGALSTPLAIPMIYGIDAVHGHNNVYKSTIFPHNVGLGVTRDPVLVKKIGAATALEVRATGIQYAFAPCIAVCRDPRWGRCYESYSEDTEIVRLMTDIIPGLQGDIVNSSKKGTPFVQGRQKVAACAKHYIGDGGTHLGTNEGNTIVDGKTLFSIHMPAYNDAILKGVATIMTSYSSWNGVKMHANRNLVTDYLKNKLKFKGFVISDWQGIDRITNPPHANYTYSILAGINAGIDMIMVPMNYTEFIDGLTYLVNNKFVPMSRVDDAVQRILRVKFTMGLFENPLADYTMAKYLGCQEHRDLAREAVRKSLVLLKNGKRLTQPLLPLPKKTSQILVAGSHADNLGYQCGGWTIEWQGVSGNVTDGTTILSAVKKTVDPNTKVIYTENPTTNFLKSNTFDYAIVVVGEPPYAETFGDNSNLTLPEQSQTTIKNICSSLKCVVVLITGRPVVVQPFVGTVDALVAAWLPGTEGQGVTDVLFGDYGFTGKLARTWFKSVDQLPMNVGDPHYDPLYPFGFGLTTSPNKGA from the exons ATGGGGAAATTTTTGGTTTTGGTGATTATGGTGATGTGTTGTTGGGCTACAATGGCTGAAGCAGAGTACATGTTATACAAAGATCCGAAACAACCTTTAGCTGTTCGGATTAATGACTTGATGAAGAGGATGAGTTTAGAGGAAAAGATTGGTCAAATGACTCAAATCGAACGATCTGTAGCGTCAAATGAGGTCATGAAGAAGTATTTCATAG GGAGTGTTTTGAGTGGAGGAGGAAGTGTTCCATCAAAACAAGCAACACCCGAAACATGGGTCGATATGGTTAACGATTTACAAAAGGGCGCGTTATCAACACCTTTAGCGATACCTATGATATATGGGATCGATGCTGTCCATGGCCATAATAACGTTTACAAATCTACAATCTTTCCTCATAATGTTGGCCTTGGAGTTACAAG GGACCCTGTTTTAGTTAAGAAGATTGGGGCAGCAACAGCACTTGAAGTTAGAGCAACTGGCATACAATATGCCTTTGCACCTTGTATTGCA GTCTGTAGAGATCCGAGATGGGGTCGTTGTTATGAAAGCTATAGTGAAGATACTGAAATAGTTAGACTAATGACTGACATCATACCAGGGTTACAAGGAGATATTGTTAATAGTTCGAAAAAGGGTACTCCTTTCGTACAAGGACG CCAAAAGGTTGCAGCTTGTGCTAAGCATTATATAGGAGATGGAGGAACACACCTAGGTACAAATGAAGGCAATACTATTGTAGATGGTAAAACATTATTCAGTATACACATGCCTGCATACAATGATGCAATACTAAAAGGTGTAGCTACTATTATGACTTCTTATTCGAGCTGGAATGGGGTTAAAATGCACGCTAATCGTAACCTTGTTACCGACTACCTCAAAAATAAGCTCAAATTCAAA GGTTTTGTTATATCAGATTGGCAGGGGATTGATAGGATAACAAATCCTCCACATGCTAATTACACATACTCTATATTAGCTGGAATCAATGCTGGCATTGACATG ATCATGGTTCCAATGAACTACACAGAGTTTATAGATGGTTTGACTTACCTGGTCAATAATAAGTTCGTACCCATGAGCCGAGTAGACGATGCAGTACAACGAATTCTACGGGTCAAATTCACAATGGGTCTTTTCGAGAACCCGTTAGCCGATTACACCATGGCCAAATACTTGGGATGTCAG GAACACAGAGACTTAGCAAGAGAAGCAGTGAGGAAATCACTTGTGTTATTGAAGAATGGTAAACGTTTAACGCAGCCATTGTTACCGCTTCCTAAGAAAACATCGCAGATTTTAGTTGCGGGATCACATGCCGATAATCTCGGTTATCAATGTGGCGGGTGGACGATCGAGTGGCAAGGCGTTTCGGGCAATGTTACTGATG GTACCACGATCCTTTCAGCTGTAAAAAAAACAGTTGACCCAAACACAAAAGTCATCTACACCGAAAATCCCACCACAAATTTTCTAAAGTCAAACACGTTTGACTACGCTATAGTCGTTGTCGGAGAACCACCATACGCAGAGACTTTCGGAGACAACTCAAATCTTACACTCCCTGAACAAAGCCAAACCACCATCAAAAACATATGCAGCTCATTAAAATGTGTGGTTGTGTTAATAACGGGTCGACCCGTAGTGGTGCAACCGTTTGTTGGAACCGTTGACGCACTTGTAGCCGCTTGGCTACCTGGAACCGAAGGACAAGGTGTGACAGATGTTTTGTTTGGTGATTATGGTTTTACGGGTAAACTTGCTCGTACTTGGTTTAAGTCTGTTGATCAGTTACCGATGAATGTTGGGGACCCACATTATGACCCGTTGTACCCGTTTGGGTTTGGATTGACCACATCACCTAACAAGGGTGCATAA